The Xiphophorus couchianus chromosome 14, X_couchianus-1.0, whole genome shotgun sequence genome includes a region encoding these proteins:
- the clcn3 gene encoding H(+)/Cl(-) exchange transporter 3 isoform X1 — MESEQLYHRGYCRNSYNSIASASSDEELLDGAGIIMDFHTTEDDNLLDGDAASPGSNYAMSNGGGAASSTTHLLDFLEEPIPGVGTYDDFHTIDWVREKCKDRERHRKINSKKKESAWEFTKSLYDAWSGWLVVTLTGLASGALAGLIDIAADWMNDLKEGVCLSAMWFNHEQCCWTSNETTFAERDKCPQWKSWAELILGQAEGPGSYIMNYFMYIYWALSFAFLAVCLVKVFAPYACGSGIPEIKTILSGFIIRGYLGKWTLMIKTITLVLAVASGLSLGKEGPLVHVACCCGNIFSYLFPKYSKNEAKKREVLSAASAAGVSVAFGAPIGGVLFSLEEVSYYFPLKTLWRSFFAALVAAFVLRSINPFGNSRLVLFYVEYHTPWYLFELIPFILLGVFGGLWGAFFIRANIAWCRRRKSTRFGKYPVLEVILVAAITAVVAFPNPYTRQNTSELIKELFTDCGPLESSQLCQYRSQMNGSTAYTDNPNQPAEPGLYSAMWQLCLALIFKIIMTIFTFGLKVPSGLFIPSMAIGAIAGRIVGIAMEQLAYYHHDWFLFKEWCEVGADCITPGLYAMVGAAACLGGVTRMTVSLVVIVFELTGGLEYIVPLMAAVMTSKWVGDAFGREGIYEAHIRLNGYPFLDAKEEFTHTTLARDVMRPRSSDPPLAVLTQDDLTVEELQGIINETSCNGFPVIVSKESQRLVGFALRRDITIAIENARRKQEGIMLNSRVYFTQHAPTLPADSPRPLKLRSILDMSPFTVTDHTPMEIVVDIFRKLGLRQCLVTHNGNVLGIITKKNILEHLEELKQQTQPLAPSWYYHKKRYPSSHGSNGKPRSRVHHVQLIRSFQDGWGGGGCSEEEEEEEEEVCLLNGSNL; from the exons gcTCTAACTACGCCATGTCTAATGGCGGCGGGGCAGCCAGTAGTACCACCCATCTGTTGGACTTCCTGGAGGAGCCCATTCCAGGAGTGGGAACGTACGACGACTTCCACACCATCGACTGGGTTCGCGAGAAGTGCAAGGATCGCGAGAGACACAGGAAG ATCAACAGCAAGAAGAAAGAGTCGGCATGGGAGTTCACCAAGAGCCTGTACGACGCCTGGTCCGGGTGGCTGGTCGTGACGCTCACCGGCTTGGCATCAG GTGCTTTGGCTGGCCTGATTGACATTGCTGCTGATTGGATGAATGACCTGAAGGAAGGTGTTTGTCTGAGCGCCATGTGGTTCAACCACGAGCAGTGCTGCTGGACGTCCAATGAGACCACCTTCGCTGAGAGGGACAAATGTCCTCAGTGGAAGAGCTGGGCCGAACTAATATTGGGACAGGCCGAG GGCCCCGGCTCTTACATCATGAACTACTTCATGTACATCTACTGGGCTCTGTCCTTCGCCTTCCTGGCCGTCTGTCTGGTCAAGGTTTTTGCTCCATATGCCTGCGGCTCAGGAATCCCAGAG ATCAAGACAATCCTGAGTGGGTTCATCATCCGGGGCTACTTGGGTAAGTGGACCCTGATGATTAAGACCATCACTCTGGTGCTGGCGGTGGCGTCGGGGCTCAGCCTGGGGAAGGAGGGGCCCCTGGTCCACGTGGCCTGCTGCTGCGGGAACATCTTTTCCTACCTCTTCCCAAAGTACAGCAAGAACGAGGCCAAGAAGCGAGAG GTTCTGTCGGCTGCCTCGGCTGCTGGGGTCTCTGTAGCTTTTGGAGCACCGATTGGAGGAGTTCTGTTCAGCTTGGAAGAG GTGAGCTACTACTTCCCTCTGAAGACCCTGTGGCGCTCCTTCTTTGCCGCACTGGTGGCGGCCTTCGTGCTGCGCTCCATCAACCCCTTCGGTAACAGCCGCCTGGTGCTGTTCTACGTGGAGTACCACACTCCCTGGTACCTCTTTGAGCTCATCCCCTTCATCCTTCTGGGGGTGTTCGGAGGACTCTGGGGCGCCTTCTTTATCCGAGCCAACATCGCCTGGTGCCGGAGACGCAAGTCCACACGCTTTG GGAAGTACCCTGTGTTGGAGGTGATCCTGGTGGCTGCCATCACAGCGGTGGTCGCTTTCCCTAACCCCTACACCCGTCAGAACACCAGTGAGCTGATCAAAGAGCTGTTCACCGACTGCGGCCCGCTGGAATCCTCCCAGCTGTGCCAGTACCGCAGCCAGATGAACGGCAGCACCGCTTACACGGACAACCCCAACCAGCCGGCGGAGCCGGGCCTCTACTCAGCCATGTGGCAGCTCTGCCTGGCGCTCATCTTTAAAATCATCATGACTATATTCACATTTGGACTGAAG GTACCGTCAGGCTTGTTCATCCCCAGCATGGCCATTGGAGCAATCGCAGGGCGAATTGTCGGCATCGCCATGGAGCAGCTGGCGTATTACCACCACGACTGGTTCCTGTTCAAAGAGTGGTGCGAGGTCGGAGCCGACTGCATCACTCCGGGCCTCTACGCCATGGTGGGGGCCGCAGCGTGTTTGG GTGGCGTGACCCGTATGACTGTCTCACTGGTGGTCATCGTGTTCGAACTGACCGGCGGCCTGGAATACATCGTCCCCCTCATGGCCGCCGTCATGACCAGCAAATGGGTGGGCGACGCGTTCGGCCGCGAGGGAATCTACGAGGCTCATATCCGTCTGAACGGATACCCCTTCCTGGACGCCAAGGAGGAGTTCACGCACACCACGCTGGCCAGAGACGTGATGAGGCCCCGGAGCAGCGACCCGCCGCTGGCGGTGCTGACGCAGGACGACCTGACGGTCGAGGAGCTGCAGGGCATCATCAATGAAACCAGTTGTAATGGTTTCCCAGTGATCGTGTCCAAGGAGTCGCAGAGACTGGTGGGCTTCGCTCTGCGCAGGGACATCACTATTGCTATAg AAAACGCTCGCCGCAAGCAGGAGGGCATCATGTTGAACTCGAGGGTGTACTTCACCCAGCATGCACCCACCCTGCCAGCCGACAGCCCCCGGCCCCTCAAGCTGCGCTCCATCCTGGACATGAGCCCCTTTACCGTCACCGACCACACCCCGATGGAGATCGTGGTGGACATTTTCAGAAAGCTGGGGCTCAGGCAGTGTCTGGTCACTCACAACGG GAATGTGTTGGGCATCATCACAAAGAAGAATATATTAGAGCATCTGGAGGAGCTCAAGCAGCAGACGCAGCCCCTG GCGCCTTCTTGGTATTATCACAAAAAAAGATATCCTTCGTCACATGGCTCAAATGGCAAACCAAGATCCAGAGTCCATCATGTTCAACTGATCCGTTCCTTCCAGGACGGCTGGGGGGGAGGAGGATGTagcgaggaggaggaagaggaggaggaagaggtctGCCTCCTGAACGGCTCCAATCTCTGA